The genomic DNA CAAGCAAATAAAGGGCTCTGTGGGGAGCCATTGAGCTTCACATGTGCAAACTCTGATCCCGCGGACTACCACCATACTGTCTCTTACAGGATCATACTAGCTGTGATCGGTTCAGGTCTTGCGGTGTTTGTATCGGTCAGTGTAGTGGTGGTCCTGTTTATGATGAGGGAGAGACAAGAGAAGGCCGCAAGAAGCGTAGAGATTGAAGATGAAGGAACCAGTGACCAGCCAACCATCGTAGCAGGGACTGTGTTTGTCGAGAATCTCAGACAGGCTGTAGATCTAGATGCTGTAGTCAAAGCCACTTTAAAGGATTCAAACAAAATCAACAATGGGACTTTCAGCACCAGTTACAAGGCAGTTATGCCTTCCGGATTGGTTTTGTCGGTAAAGAGACTGAAGTCGATGGATAGGACCATAGTTCATCATCAAAACAAGATGATTAGAGAGCTGGAAAGACTAAGCAAGCTTTGTCATGATAATCTCGTACATCCTATTGGTTTCGTCATCTATGAAGATGTCGCTCTTCTGTTACATCATTATTTACCAAATGGAACACTTGCACAACTTCTTCACGAATCGTCGAAGCAGTCCGAGTATCAGCCAGACTGGCCCAGAAGACTATCAATAGCCATTGGAGTAGCAGAAGGATTGGCTTTTCTCCATCATGTGGCTGTTATCCACCTTGATATATCTTCGAGCAATGTACTTTTAGATGCGGACTTTAAGCCATTGGTTGGGGAGATTGAAATATCAAAGCTCTTAGATCCATCCAAAGGTACTGCAAGTATTAGCGCTGTTGCTGGTTCCTTCGGCTACATTCCCCCAGGTAAATTAACCTTACTGTATTATCCTGTTTCCTTGTCGCCATTTTTATGTAATTTTGAATTTGTTTAtctgtttttatttttcatccaGAATACGCATATACAATGCAAGTCACCGCTCCAGGAAATGTGTATAGCTATGGTGTGGTGTTGCTTGAGATCCTCACCACACGATTGCCAGTGGATGAGGATTTTGGGGAAGGAGTAGACTTAGTGAAATGGGTTCATGGTGCTCGAGCAAGAGGGGAGACCCCTGAGCAGATACTTGATGCAAGGCTTAGCACGGTTTCCTTTGGGTGGAGGAGAGAAATGCTTGCATCTCTGAAAGTAGCTTTACTCTGCACTGACACCACACCCGCAAAACGACCCAAGATGAAGAAGGTAGTGGAAATGCTCCAAGAAATAAGGCAAAATTGATCCACAATTATCTTATCTGCTTTCTCAGCCATTTAAGACGGGAATATATCCATATTGAGGCTTGGATATGTATGTCCCAACCTACTCCATTTTGAGTAATTCATTTATCTAAACAAGTGGGCAAAGGGGGTGGCAGGAGGGCGGCTCAAACAAGAACAACCTACCTTAAGATGCCTTCGATTGTAATATCCAAAGTTTTTGGTTTCCGAACTTGTTAGatatgattttcttttctttaacggAGTTTCACTCGTATACTAAATTATCAAAATCAACATCCTCTGATTGTCGCATTGCAATATGCTCTCTGTCAAAATACCAAACAGTTGAGACATAATGCAGGGAGTGACTTAACTTCGGATCAAACCAACTCGAAAGTGTTGTACAACTTAATATTATAAACAATTAAAGTAATAAACAACCCAGCCGTTGGGTTGTCCACCTCGATCTACTCAGACAACTACAATTTGTGTCCAAACACAAATGGGAGAGTTGTAATTGATGATAGATGAGAATCCGAAACAACCCATTTATATTCATTCATTGACTATATATTTAGGAGTGATCCCACATGCCTTCATTAATGCAAACCAAACTGCAAATGATTTTTTCCAGTAAACACACTCCAAGCATTTGATTATACGAGGCCGAAGGTCATTATTTATTTGCCTTGCAATATAAATGGAAGTAATCAGCCTTCTGTTAGAGAGCAATTTACACCATTAAAATTTGTTTTGTCAATGAAACATGGAATGCCAAAACAAAAGTTTGGTACTGCTTTGCAGATGTTTATTGAGATCTAGTACGATTGACATCATCTGGTCGATCTGACCGAATTTTGACCTTTAGAAAGAGTACAGACATATTTAGGAACCAAGAGCTACTCTTAAATGCAAAGCCGGATTAACCCAAGTCTAATACAACAATTTCTTCACAGCGAATGTAAAATCAAACTGACACTTCGACTAAAATACAAGCAAATATTACGTCATTCAGAACCCGACTTAACAATGAAATTCTGGCGGCTGATGGGATTCATCACCACAGGTGGACCGGCAGTGCGTGGCCATGCCTGAAATTTCTTGTCAGTTTCTTCCCACCATTCCTTGTTGGAAACAGTGTGGGGTGTAGTCCCTGAGTTAGAGCCGAAAGCAATCATTAAAACCCTGGAAATGAAATAGCCAATAACAAAATCTGCAAAAAGTAAACAGCCTACCTCCAAAAATCTTCTCATCAGCAACAAGTTTATCAATTACATAAGCAACAGCAAATGATGCCACAACAGAACCAATAATATATTTTGCTGCCATTTTCAAGCTGCGATGGTAAGACAAGAAGCTGTGAAAAGAATGAGTCAAAGTTGCAACTTGCAACTGTTGTATGTAACAAAACTTATTGCTCAATACTGTAGTCCTAGTTTAATGCCTTTAGACTAAAATTTAAGTAGCAACAAACAATTGACTAGCTTACCCAAGTTTTCCTATGCATATAACTGAATGATAAAAGGTTTTAACACCCCAAAAATATAGAACCACCAAATTTATGAAAGATAACTAGTCACAGCATTATTTGACCGATAAACAGAGCCATTGGGATCAACTGTAAAATGTGACAACTAGGTCTCTCAAACATATTAATTGTGATCTTTTATATCTAATTCCACATATCATACACAGCTATAGCAACCAACCTCTAATCACAACTTACGAAATAGCAAATCTCAAGTTCAGAAAGGGCACTATGATATATGGTGAGGTGAACTACAAGACCTccaatcaattattcaatttataGTTAATTTCAACAAGTTTTTATTCAGAAGAAAAAATCAAAGTATTAGGTTGGATCCTTGCAAAGATTGTCAAGTTACCCCGTAAAGGAGCAGACAGGCAGCAACCTCTACCAGCTTTCAGAAGCATGCTAGGTTAGGTGCTTAAGTAGGCATTATTATAAAGAATTTTATCACTTCAGATAGTGGGATTTGAGTAGtcatttttagttaatttttcccCTTTAAATCACCATTTCACATGTCTTTTAAGTTTTGCAGAATATTTCTGAGTATTAGTAAATCTCATTTGCTAGAAATTTAAAGTTTCTAACATAGTTCGCTCAGATGCTTTCCAAGTTTAAGTTACGTCATCCATGGTAGTCCTCATCGAAATAGGAGTGTTGGCTCTTATCAGATTAGGAGCTTTATAGAATCTATTATAAAACAATTTCTATTGCTCTCCACATTGTATGATCCAATCAATTCTAACAGTGAAACTCACTTCTACATGAAACCCTAATTACCTAACCGAACCTTTAGCAATCCCATTCCTGCTCCCTTTTTTAAAGAGGAACCAAAACAAGAAACCCAAAAAGAAAAATCGAACTTCCAAAATGAAATTCAGAACACGAACAATCAATTAGACCCAAAATACTACTCTTCTGGCCTTATTCGATCCAATCTGAATCACATCCATGCTAAcccaaaacataaaaagaaaatccTTTACCCAAAATCAATAATAATACCAAGAAAGcaatcatttctttttttttttaaataacaaacTCAAAATGAATTAAACAAAGCCGAATAAAACCGAAGCATCATCAAAGACGTGAAATAAAcccacaaatctaaaataaaagcgAAAAAAGTGTTTCATAGCCGTTACGAGAAGGGATGGAACAAACCTGGACTGCTGGTCGGGGATCAAGGAGATGCAGAAAAGTCGAGGTAAAGAAAACGTATCGGCCAGAAGGAACACCAATTTCGGTAAGCAATAGCTGAATACACGGAGGTCTAATTTATACCATTTAGATCCAAGGGCTACATTCTTTTCTTTCAATCCGACGGTTCAAGAAGGTTCTAGCGAATTTAGTGGATAAAATTGGGaataataatttaagtaaaaCTTCACCAAATTCTTTTTaaagtaaaattaattataattttgaacataatatcaaatttagtttttaagttaaatttgataattaattttcaaaaagaaatgaattgatattttttaataaaaatattaattaaaattttaaattttaaatatgaaagtTTATATGATAATTCACGTTTACTTCATGTTcattattttgaattattatgagtttttataatttttaaatatttttatatttttaaattacttatgtgaatataaGATAAACAATGTCATATTAACATGAAGTGCATATGGATCGTTATACGAGTTATCATGCTAAcatcattaaaaattaatatttcagtcaatatttttattaaataaaatcagtttagttttttaaaattctaataatcaaatttaaataaaaaatgtgaatcaaattaataaaatatatcaaCATTTGAcaactaaattattattattattcatttttatGAGAGCATAAAAGTTGCCAAGGGAAAAAaggtttttataattattattatcattatgtttgataaaaaattaaggattatagatataaaaatttattaataaaatatcaaTTAAGTCCCTCCATTTTGTACTTAATTACAttgataattaaaattaagtaataGACCAATTAAATGGTAACAAGTGACAGCTCATTAATATTTCATTTTCCAATAAAAATCAtgattaaaaaatcataaaactattaaaaacttataaaatttataaaaatatttaaaaatataaaaaaataaaaatatttaaaattttatataaacttGTAAATTACTATTTCTATTATCCAACACTGATCTAATACCACTTATTTATTCTGATTTTATAAGTTTAATTTACAAAACGAGGAAGCAatgacttttataatttttaaaaataatttatattttttataacatAACTTATGAAATATAAGATTCATAgataaaacaaaattaatagaattaaattatatgcgaagaattaataaaattaatcagTTGAATAATTTATATACAGCAAATcagcaaaattatcattttgcatTCATGTGACTTACGAACAGCAAGGTTATCTTCTATGAACACCAAATTCAGAAAATTAAAATAGAGGgactaatttattaatttttgtaAAGTAGAAAGATGTGATTCAAAATTAGACCAAAATTGACTCAATACTCAAGCCCAATTCAAATCGAATTTACTCAATCTAACAAATAGGTTTCATTAATCAGAGTAACGAACAAGTTAATGAGATTAGTAGTGTAAGGCTTAGCCTACTTCCTACCTGTTTGTATGCATATGTATGCATATATCCAACATAACTGAAAGGCGAaaccaaagaaataaaataacaatGGGAGGAGACTTGTTGAGTAAATTGCCATGGCTGAAACCTTTGTTGCGAACTAAATTTTACAGTTCATGTGAATGTAATAGTGCAAAACCGTGTAGTTTCTTTTGTAGGGATTGCATGGGATCTGCTTTCTGTGAAGATTGCTTATACCACCCTCATAAACATGTTGGCCATCAAAGTCTCCGAGTaagtaatcttttttttttttttttgttgatttaAGAAGAATGCTTATCATTATTGCATAACATGCATGGTATTAGCATTatatttttggggttttttttttttttaaaggtttaCAAATCTTCAAGCAGAGTGGGACTTAGGGTTAAGAGCATAAGGAAATTAATGGACGTTTCAGATATCCAACCTTATACTTGCAATTCTTCAAAGCTGGTTTATATTAATAGAAAAGGAAGGAACGATCACGTAAATCGCATCAATGGTCGAAAAGTTGATAAATGTGACGTTTGTGGCCACGAACTTCAATGCTACAGTTCCAAGTTTTGTTCTATTGAATGCAAAGTGAGAAGAGAACCCTTTTCTGTTGAATTGTGAATGAATTTTCTAATTATGGGAAAAAAAACAACATTTGTTTTTGGTAATATTTTTATAGGTCCAGAGTGAGATAGAAGTGGAGGAAACAGAGGAGGAGGAGGTTGGTATTTCAATTTCAACAACTCGGCTTCTTCAAGTGGACCCTAAATCTTTTAGGAAAAGAATGAGAAAAGGGACGCCTCTAAGGTCTCCCTTCTTTTAGACCCTTCTTTTCTTTTAGATTCTTTTAATGTGAAACCAGTCAAGATTTTAGGGCAAAGatatagaaatatttattttatagggTTTACTATTGAAATCAAAATCATTTGTATCAATATACTCAGTACTATGCACATCAAGTCCGAACATTTAGCTAAAATTTACAATCTTAATGTTTTTTGCTCATCTATACTCATAGGATTATTGTACAATTTTGATATGAATCACATTGGATATGAACAAGCAGATGAATTAATGTATTCCCATAAAAACTTGTAATTAACCTTAAAGTTTTAAGGTTACATGAAACAAACTAATTGAAAGTTGAAAAATCATTTGACCTGAAGTTGGGTTCTCAAGAGCAGCTTACCAGTTTCCATTTAATTTTGAGgtataaaaaattcaagcaacaCAAGATGACACAATTACATCTCCAGCAATATGCTGTTTACAATTTGCAGTCGAACCCTCTTAAGCTTTCGAAGTGCCACCGTGATCCCTTTCAACATGCTCTACAAGCGCAACTGGATCACGAAACCCTTTACTACACTTGGGGCAGACATCGATCGACATCTTAAAAACTCGAGATTGGTTGTTCCTTTCATGTACCTTCTCCACATGATCCACCAATGTTGTAACTGAGGCAAACTTCGCTCCACATTGTGGGCACTCCTCTACTTGCCCTGCATTCCCATTGCTGCTGCCGCTGCCGCTGCCGCTGCTGCTGCTCAGCCCAACTCCGTCCCTTGCAATTTGCAACTTTTGGCTTATTTCACTGCCCAATTTGGTCATACCTGCTTCAGCTGAGGCTCGAACAGTAGACGCTGCATTAAGAAAACTTGTAGCCCACTTGGAAGAAGATGTTGCAGGAGCTTGGTTGTTTTTCGATTCTTTTCTACTCCTGCTTAAAAGACCCATAAATGGAAAACCGGGGTCGGATTTCTTAGGCCCGGGACATTTGTGATCTGGCCCAAAACGGTGCTTTAAGCAGTGGTCTAGAGTACAGTCCCTACATTTGATTGTGTTTGAGAATGTTAAAACTTCCCTGCAGCCTGGAACTGGACATTTTTTCTTCTTTGTGACTTTGTCATAATTTGAAGGATCACATTCAGTATTAACATGCATTTCCCAGGTGATGTTTGGATCTTCATCTGGAATCAGGCGAACTCCTTTAGCACATAACGGACAAATGACAACGGTAACGTCTTTTTTATCAGCTTTTGGACAGTGATGTTTAATGTAGCTTCTATGTTCCAGGCAATATACCTGTTGAAAGATTTTTCACATTTTATAAGAATGAAAAAGAGAAACTTCACttaaagattttaaaaaataattggcTGGAAATCAACAATCCATTACACAGAAAATCATTCAAAACAAGATCCAAGCTTTTGGTTGATATGAATCCCTTGGAAGTTCTGCTTGTTCCAGGAACATAACAAAAGAAACTACAGAGCAATATCTCAAGCAGGGTTGCAATAGAAGAGCACACTAGTTCTCAGTTAATCTTAGCCAACAAATAATTATAATAGCTTATCCATCATCGAAAATGATTAGATTGGATACTGAATCAATATTAGTTACTAGTTAGACTAATTGCAGATGATTCTTGCTTTTACTATTCAAAGTAAATGATATTTTTGACGATTTAGATATAAAAAGGTAAATTTCTTGAATTGGCATAACCGTCCTACGTATTAAATGGAATACAATGATTTACTTTGGAGGGAAAGAAACAGCAGGATTTTCAGTCGGACCAAGCAGAACAAGGGCAGATTGCTGGAGCTAATTAGAAAAACTGTTTCCCTGTGATTGCATACTCTTTATAAGATTAGAATTGATTCTATCAACTTAGCATTGTATAGGAATTGAAAATTAAATGCTGATTTTTTTACTTAAATGTAAATAACAGGACACTGTAAACTTGGATCTAATTCCGAGTTTCATTCCAGTAATTTTCACATGGTCAATCAATTTCATTTAGCTTTACCTTTTCAGAAACTTAAGTCAAAACCAAATAAAAT from Gossypium arboreum isolate Shixiya-1 chromosome 9, ASM2569848v2, whole genome shotgun sequence includes the following:
- the LOC108454560 gene encoding zinc finger AN1 and C2H2 domain-containing stress-associated protein 11 — its product is MGTPQFPDLGKHCSVEDCKQIDFLPFTCDRCHLVYCLEHRSYIKHHCPKADKKDVTVVICPLCAKGVRLIPDEDPNITWEMHVNTECDPSNYDKVTKKKKCPVPGCREVLTFSNTIKCRDCTLDHCLKHRFGPDHKCPGPKKSDPGFPFMGLLSRSRKESKNNQAPATSSSKWATSFLNAASTVRASAEAGMTKLGSEISQKLQIARDGVGLSSSSGSGSGSSNGNAGQVEECPQCGAKFASVTTLVDHVEKVHERNNQSRVFKMSIDVCPKCSKGFRDPVALVEHVERDHGGTSKA
- the LOC108454451 gene encoding uncharacterized protein LOC108454451, translated to MAAKYIIGSVVASFAVAYVIDKLVADEKIFGGTTPHTVSNKEWWEETDKKFQAWPRTAGPPVVMNPISRQNFIVKSGSE